aggccttctactacgttaagggccggagtaacggcgtatattgttccgctgcttactatataaccgaggtaatctgttccgctacttgatctagctaagctgtcgtctcgagttctctatactatagtaggttcgctattaggaagcctcttatgtcgtcctagcgtgccttcttctagttacggcgtggttcgcttactagctcctctatcgccttcacccctagcgtcgtttagatagggatatagtctaaggaggcttctagcgcgtagttcggtcggcattagactagtctctctttaagttctcgtaatagaaagtataggtcgatcgtgcttaTACTTAaacgggccttctacgtctctgtTCCCTTTAGTGTTgctaaggccattccgtagcgtgtggttatatctagtagcttttcccctagaaacgcgtacgggggagtgaattcgagtccctaccgtaggtagtagaggttaaagtcgccgaggagtacttgctTTATGTCTtggcttagggtccgctctaggtaggcgagggttcctagttccctactcgtccgaccccgcggtagcgggttataaacgttatagatctagatagggccttgtgtcgtatcgatctagattaatgttatgtctcctaggttgccctactacggtagtataaccttctacgactcaaggtctatagtcttgcttacgtatatatatgtcctcgggataacgcctcgttagcccgcgattacggtgtagtatctccggtcattacaagtagctaggagtccttCGTAGGGGTTGacctatagttcctataccgtaataacgtagtgccgtagcgggtctagctcttatagaaagtagcgctagaccttgtccctacttttgtttacgttgtactatacgatagtaatgtcgtcgtatagtattattcgttatccgtaaggtctatttcCGTGCTAACCTACTGTgtctcctaagcctatatctcgctatccggctagccctagggccgctagggcgccctaaagatttgcatttggcctagttcgttagcggcccggttaaggtgtcgaggcctactaggaggtagatacgtttacggttaggttcccttgttcgtctcttctgccctcttccttttgctcggttcgaagcccttatatacggtaggtccctcctactaccgttaggggtacctagctagtatagaaatCCTTGCTTttctcgctcgttcttatactGCTATTCTAGTTAGGCATTGGCTTAAATACGCTAGGTGCCTTCTGccgtagtatatatacctactctccttttttaggtattcccttccctagtataggcctgcgtagtaaggacaccttagggtcttctccccgtattttagggctatatgACCGTACTGTTGGCATTAGAAGCattatagtaccctatagctactctaatagatctccgtgtctattctctcgtagttctagaatagcctattgtctagtatctagttagcttgttccgctgtctctacctagataataagcgataagtatgtcttttctcggtctactatcttatatagctatgccgccttcgttagtcgtactcctagggaggtgttctagttctatacttagaggtagggaaggtcttcgaccttaaatgtcctagggaccccgtaggcgataacggtatactattagtaggagactcgtaccgacttcgcgactttagtagtccactccttataggtctctagctttcgtctattagactcttatacggtaaagagtctcACTACGCCTATTGCCTCTGCCCTCgctctaactacctccttttggccgattctgtcgacaatctccttgcttattagggctacgatttcttgtttttccgccggattagtaatatataggcgtaccgccttacttGCCTTCGGAGGGGGTTAATTCTTGCCTACTACTACTCTTGCCTATATAGTtggtctctaggctactttCTGTGTTGCTTATTAGATTGTTTTCGGGATTTagtataatagcgcttttagcgctcctagtagctatacgatagtgttcttatatatccgggctaggtgttcgctatcccctagtaagtcttccgcctccgtatatagggtcgtctacgctatattgtttgtcgttagcctctgctttctatatagtaggccttagcTTATGTCCTAGGTTTTTCCTTAGTCTGTTCCCCGGTTTAACTCTTAGTATAGAGTGTTTataaggctatagctctcgttagttactatccttcgctactattcggggtcgcgcttcctaattaggtagttgtcctccgtaactccgtaactctagggtctgcctttaggggaacggaacctcagttttagggttctttatactacgattacgccgccgctagcgtaggcgggtcgctactgCTTAAGTAGATTACTcgccttaataagggctgtcGAATAAATAGTCCTCGTCCGCTATAGGTACGCCCCGTAGTCTATATAGGACCTTTCGTACGTCGAGGCCCTTTAAAACTAGGGATAGTTTCGTAATAGGGGAGGatatattaacgagctaagggcccCCTTAAGACCCTGAAATTTGcgcgtcgaatctcgttaacctttaacggtaaattacgtagtaggggtatatagaggtactactaagatatatatagttaggaggcgaccttagtaggaagctaggatttacgaagaatctctctataaggcaAAATACGGAAATCTAAAAATTTTagatttattatcttttaggatcttagtatatattTTACGGCCCGCGGACTAGCaaatatatatacctacgtataagctatcctaaggtcactaggcgcgcccttacttactagggtagttagtcgtctatactagtaacgattctataggatatTGTtatattaagataccgtcgtaattaaagtagaagtagtatagttcttagtaaaagtagcctgctcggtagtatagcccgctcggtagtaaagtacgttaacTCTATCTACGTAAGATATACTTATTAATCGATACTAGAGATTAATAGCCGTACTATATACCAAAAATATACTattaacgtgctttactaccgagcgggctatactaccgagcgggctacttttgctaagaactatactacttctatagatatagctatatagctactattatagcgtatattatctttaaacgaggccagactgaccttagctgtctaggccacgaaacgcgacgcgataattacgaatcgacttactataaagatatacgacgcgtctcgaactatactagggtatcgattaaatagacgacctcctcggggtgactacgagcctaattcgaagaagcttatacagctagaagagagggtaatacttaagtatatactcgagctagatcttagaggtttcctactattaaaggctagtatacgagtaatagccgatttattactataagagaagggtcttaagcccgctagtcttaattagacagacaggtttattaggcggtatcgtgagctaaaggttcctataatacgtagatacgatcgttagcgagccctaatagaagatctagacgttatcgagaagtagctcttacttatacgtaatataaaggagaagtatagtatccttaactaggatacctataacttcgacgagatagggtttataataggtattattacgtcttagagtATTACGGGTAGTAATCTATAAGACGATAGTATAGGGTTACCGTAAAATAAGCGTTGTTCGGTAAGGCTATAAAAGAGAAGCGCGAAGCGcgcgagatatataaggaagcgctaAGGCGCTCGTACGCGGGGATACGGGTTCCCCGCGGAGAAGAGCCGCGGCGTAACgttacggtagtagtaaaccgtaatatagagcgtcgttacgggtttagaaaggcgtagtagaaagaggaaggtcgtttaatagggcaatagagagggagtagagagatagcgtattagatagctcttatacgaagcgtaattagtaagctacgtaagtgttatggtctccccacagagagtacagaaggtggggacagaagagcctcagagtgcttagaagtcgtcaagaagtaacagtccagcttggtgtgtgagcgccaagaatcacatgccccgtaacattcactacgggacccagccctccaaattcacccctctaccaaaccttgacagattcacttcggctcgtgactgtgtgactcatggcactcccgcgagcacccgcgactgcgctggaccctggaagaagcacgtagaagactcggaacgtagggcaggttggaataaggttttgagcaaagctactgagcgcggcttcgcacgggttagccctgttgatgcggggacacgcactcgcgagggtcgcgtataaatatctggccttccctaggcctctcttgcttccttcgtcttttgttttgtgtagcaatcatactatacccttttgtatCTGCACTTCGtacctgcattctcgctttcacccttgcatctcacaggccaggctctcgccctgacagtaagtctaacgaggcccttatatagtagaaagtacgaaagcgtaagtatatttagtctagagagtctctaaccttcgataaggcgtcgtaattaatacctctagaggatactaggaggtaggaagtaagtagagagtcgctagatagtatttagctagtactaaggctacgacgctataagcgatatagcgagtcggagtataacgtacgtacctattaagtagactcgctagatagcgaagaatctaaagagaaattgtcctcctagtaacgattctataggatgtcgtcgtataaagataccgtcgtaattaaagtagaagtagtatagttcttagtaaaagtagcccgctcggtagtatagcccgctcggtagtaaagtacgttagcGGTTATAAATCTCTAAAGGGTAAGCGTAGTAAAGTAGAGCTCTATACTTCCTATTTCCTTAAGAGCGTACGATCTACGCTATACCGAATCGATATATAGTACTTAATACGATAATACGGGCGCGTATATTTTACGAGCTTGCTAATAGGTATAGTACGGCTAGTACGTAACCTTGATTAGTTATTCTAGCATTTTGATTATTAACCAATTAGAAGAGCGCCAAGGAGTTCTTAGGGCTAGTAATAGAGCTCTACTCCCTCGCTAACGCCAACACCTACGCTCGAGTGTTCGCAAGCTCACACGTCGCTACGCTTAATGACTGCAGGATCATTCCAGCAACCTCATTGACACGCCTGCTTACCTTTGACATAGCCAAATTGCCTGCGATCGTGAAGGTGGCTCTTCGAGAAGCAGATACAATCGGAATACCTCTTCTACGAGCTACCAATTCAGATCCAGAACATCCGTAGACGTGGTGTTGAGTCGTCCCGGCAATGATGTTGGTTCCGCGAAACATGTTTCTGCACGTTCAGTTTCCTGCCACGTTGTACAGACGAGCAGTCGGTCGAATCGACCGAGTACCGTGGATGGTCTGCGTCACAAGGCAGTCTCTGTCAGCACCGGCCTTTCCGGTGTCTCCCGAGTCAGAGGAGCAGCTCGTATAGCTAGCCAGCGTTGAGGGTGAGGAGTTCGCTGAATTGCGGTCTGTGAAACAGGCAGGCGTGTCCTGGTATTCATGCTCATGGTATAGCTGACACTGCAGCGCGTCGAGAAGCTCAACGCTCAGCAATAAGAGGCGGAGGATGTGGACTAAGCGGGTGTAGTGCCCAACAATGGTTGTTCGAGGCGTTTGTCTCGTACTGTATATGAAATGCAGAGCTGGTGGTGAGATTTGCCAAGATGGTCAGATGTGTGAGGCGCTAGTGGGTGCCAGACCAGCATCGGCATATTCTCGGCCCTTCTCAACTCTCCGTGGAGAGGCGATGCGGGGATGTTGGAGAGAGCTGTGTGCGAGCTGTCCGACAGATGAGCTGCTGAGCTGCCATTGGGACGCCAGTTCACAATACACACGTTGATGCTTCAACCAACCTCCCTGCACATAGACTGCTGGGACCGATAAGACATGTGGTAGTATCGTGAATCCGCTTGCGTCCATGTCCACGCGGGAGTGCTCCACCAAACTTGACATTCTGACGTTAGCTTCCAGAGCTCGGACGGCAGCTTCGCTTCACCACTGACCAGCCTCCAGCTTTCCCATTTCGACAGCGACTGCTTTACTCTTGACCACCTCATCATCGCCTCGTGCCTTCTGCAAACACAACACTTGGAAGCAGTGCTCTTGCATACCTAGTCAGCACCCGACTAGCCGCAGATCTGCCACGAGGTACGTCCCAAAACAGCACCATTGTGCACCACCCAGTACATCGCCGGAGACATCGAGATGGTCACAAGCTGCTCGCGTTACATCATACCGCTGCCCGGCGCCTCCAGTGACACCCGAGCACCACCAGCTGACTGACACCCATTGGAAACAGAGCTACCCACCGTCGCACCCCTCCCGAGATATTCTCTCGAGCACTCGACACACACGACAACCAGTCATTACCTGGCACGGAGCCACCCATACCTCCACCATGACAGTCACACCGCGAAGAGACGTGCGGAATCATGTGCTCTTCGAGGTTGCAACTGAGGTTGCCAACCGAGTGGGCGGTATCTACAGTGTGCTCAAGTCCAAGGCCCAGGTCACAACGGCAGAGTATGGTTCTATGTACACCCTTCTCGGTCCGTTGAACCGCGCCTCAGCAGCCGTCGAAGTTGAAGAGATCGAGCCCAGAGATCCGGCATTGATCGCGACAATCAAAAGCATGAACGAGCGGGGCATCCAGACACTGTACGGAAGATGGCTGATCGATGGAGCACCGCGAGTCTTGCTCTTTGACACGGGCACTGGCTACTACAAGCTCGACGAGTGGAAGGGCGACCTTTGGTCAACTGCCGGTATTCCCAGTCCACCAGACGACCACGAGACAAACGAGGCCATTGTGTTTGGTTACTTGATTGCCTGGTTCTTGGGCGAGGTAAGCAGCAAAGCTTGTTTGCAGAAGTTATAATGAGCTGACTTGGGCAGTACGCCTACCACAACAAGGAGAATGCAATCATTGCGCAATTCCACGAATGGCTAGCAGGTGTTGCACTACCTCTGTGCCGTAAGCGAAAGATCGATGTCACCACTATCTTTACCACACACGCAACACTCTTGGGTCGCTACCTCTGCGCCGGCTCAGTCGACTTTTACAACAACCTGCAATACTTTGACGTGGATGCGGAAGCTGGCAAGCGTGGTATCTACCACAGGTACTGCATCGAACGCGGCGCTGCGCACAGTGCAGATGTCTTCACCACTGTCAGCCATATTACGGCTTACGAGAGTGAGCACTTGCTCAAACGGAAACCCGATGGAGTGCTTCCCAACGGCCTGAATGTCAAGAAGTTCTCCGCGACCCACGAGTTTCAGAACTTGCACCAAGTCAACAAGGACCGCATCACGGACTTCTGTCGAGGTCACTTCTACGGGCACAACGACTTTGACCCGGAGAAGACACTCTACTACTTCACCGCTGGACGATACGAGTACAGGAATAAGGGTGTGGACATGTTCATTGAGTCTCTGGCTCGTCTGAATCACCGCATGAAGGATGCCAACTCGGATATGACGGTCGTTGCCTTTATCATCATGCCGGCGCAGACGAGCTCTTTGGCTGTGGAAGCACTCAAGGGTCAAGCAGTGATCAAGTCGCTGCATGATACTGTTGGTCACATTGGAAAGAACATTGAGAAGAAGCTCTTCGAGAAGTCCCTATCTTGGCACGAAGGCCAGGAACCGCCGGGTGAGAAGGATTTGCTGAACTCGCAGGACAAGATCATGCTTCGACGACGACTATATGCGATGAAGCGCCACACACTCCCACCGATCGTCACGCACAATCTTGTCAACGACACCGAAGATCCGATCCTGAACCAGCTCCGTCGATGCCAGCTTTTCAACCACCCCTCCGACCGCGTCAAGGTTGTGTTTCACCCAGAGTTTTTGAGCTCAGGTAACCCAGTCTTGCCCATGGATTACGATGACTTCGTTCGCGGAACGAACATGGGTATCTTCAGCTCCTACTACGAACCCTGGGGCTACACGCCAGCAGAATGCACGGTCATGGGTGTGCCATCGATCACGACGAATCTGTCTGGTTTCGGATGCTACATGGAAGAGTTGATCGAGAATGCGCAAGACTACGGAATCTACATCGTTGATCGCAGGATGAAGGGTGTAGACGACAGCGTGAACCAACTCACAGAATTCATGTTCCAATACACGCAGAAGAGCAAGAGACAACGCATCAACCAGCGGAACCGAACGGAGCGCCTCAGTGATTTGCTTGATTGGAAGCGTATGGGCATGGAGTACGTCAAGGCACGCCAGCTGTCTCTCCGACGAGCATACCCCGACAGCTTTTCGGGCGACGAGGAAGAGCCTGGCTTCTTTGATGGCACCGAGAACATCAAAATCAGCCGGCCACTATCTGCTCCAGGCAGTCCGCGCGAGCGCAGCGGCATGATGACACCAGGTGACTTCGCGTCGCTCCAGGAGGGCCGTGAAGGTCTGAGCACCGAGGACTACATTGCATGGAAGTTGCCAGAAGAGGTAAGCAGATCACGCGTATTATGTCACCGATGCGATACTAACACAAGAACAGGAGGAACCTGAAGACTACCCCTTCCCGCTAACCCTCAAGACGAAGACTAAGATTGGCGAATCAGGCTTGGCAGGCAGCGGTACAGCGACGCCAACCATGGTTAATGGCAATGGTACGTCGCTGCCACTACGTGTACAGCCCGAAGAAGCGTCCTCATGATCGATAGCATGAAATGAGCGTACAAGATTGGATTAATCTGTCTTTCTTTGGTCGCGAGGTTTCGGAACGGCGGCTGTAGCATCGTTGCGATCGAACTTCAGGCTGCGTACCCAGCATCGCGTCCACGGATGCTTTTTGTAAAGCTTGTGTAGTATTTGTACAATGGTATCGAGGGAAGGTATTACTCAGCCCGGCGCGCCCTGCCTGTCCTTGGAAATCGAATGGAGCCATTCTGATGACGACAACGCCGACGACTGATCAGCGAGACGTACGAAGCTGTCAGCTTTTTTGCGACGTGCTTTTTTGGACGCAGATTACCTCCAGACCTCTTCTGAGGACATTTTACCGAATCTGTATGGGTTGTCATGGCTTATGCAAAAGTCACAGACCGACTTCCAGCCAACGACAGATGAGCTTAATCCGTCCTCAATAAGCAGGTTCGTCGAAAATCCACAACGCTACCATATGTCTGGGACGCACACAGAGGACAGAGAAATGAAGATTCTTGAATAATGGACTATAAAGGGACCGATGTCCCAAATCTTGCGTTGCTTGCTCGTTGCTCATACACCGCTCACTCGACATTTTTCTGACAACATCGCCAAAATGCTGTTATCTCAGCTCGTGGTGCTTGGTGCCGCTGTATCTAACTATGGCGCCTCTGCGAGCGCTGTGCGCATGCCTATATTTCACCGTACTGGCTGGGGCAATGGAACTGGCTATGCTAATGCGACTGGCTATGCTAATGCGACTGGCTATGCTAATGCGACTGGCTATGCTAATGCGACTGGCTATGCTAATGCGACTGGCTATGCTAATGCGACTGGCTATGCTCATGCGACTGGATACTCCAACGCGACGTATCCGGCCATCTCAGCTACCGGCGGCTTCAGTTGGCCCTCCCCAACACCCGCCACTCCCGCAGAGCCATATCTCAATCAGACCATGCCGGTCGACTTCAATGGCACAGCCGCTTCTTGCGATGCAGGATGCCGCGATGAGTTCAAGAACCGCACGCTCCTTGCCAACGCAGCATCAGCCGCCACCCTGGTCCTCGATCGCTTGGACCTCTGGAAGGAGTGCTGGGAGGAGCCCCGGTGCCAGAATGCTGTCGCGATGATGGTCGGCTCTACTGCTACAGCGCTCTTCGACACGGATGAGGAGGTCTGCACTGGCAGTTGGGACGATCGGTGCTTTGCTGACTGGATGATTACCGTGGGTAATAAGGCTGCTCTCCAGTCCATGGCAGGCACGTATTCCGTTCTGAAGACACTCGTGGCGAACGCGACGGCTGGCGATATTCTGTCTCCTAGCGAGCAGAAGCTTCTCTGGGATATGGGGCAGTTATCGGCCTTTATCAACTCGGGACCCATGGTCGACCCGAACACATTCACAGCGCAGATGCAGAATACCACTGTCAACAGTACCGCTATTCCTGACTGGCTTGCCGCCACACCCGCACAGACGACCCAGTCTACCGAAACCTTCCCAAGCAGCACCCAAGCCCATCCACGCACCACCCGAACCCCTGCGTACGATGACAGCGACAAGGACGACGATGCCAAGAAGTACGCCCCCCTGGCCCTCCTCGCTGTCGCCGTCCCAGCCCTCGGAGCCGGAATGTGGTACTTCGGCGCCAATCACGGCTTCACCAAGCTCGGCAACCTCATCAGACCCTTCCGTTCATCCGGCGGTTCCTTCGTCCAGCGACTTACAACAGCCTACAACACCCAAATGGCAGGCAAAGGCGGCTTCCGCAGTGCGTACAAGAATGCAGAGTACAGTTACGAACTCGGCAAGCCCCCGCCAAATGACTTCACCAGACGAACCCAGCCGTACCGCCTCAGCAGGGCTCCGAAAATGCCGACGACGGGGAGTGAGTGGAAGGCAAAGCCGAATACGCCGGAGGTTACGGAGGTCTGGCCATGGGAGGAGCCGAGTGTACCGATCAATTCGCCCTGTGAGAGTCCTGTTGGGCTGAGGAGGCGGGCTGCTGGGGGTTGTCTCCAGGAGCCTTGGACGGGGGCTGATTCTGCTATCGCGACTGGGTATGATGCTGTTATGGGGGCTATGCCTGTTGCGCAGCAGGTCATTGGTACTGCTGCTGGACTAGGATCGGTCATGCTCGGTGGTGTTGACCCTTTCGGTGGATTCTTGTCGTTGATCGGGCATGGTGGTGGTGATGGTAGCGATGATGGTGGGAACGACGACAAGCCTACGCATCACCCGAAGCCTACTCACAAGCCTACTGATCAACCAAAATCCAAGCATGATGAAGCAACGTCCACGACCTCGGACAAGCAGCATGAGTCGAGCTCAACGTCACCCGAAAGCAAAGCGACATCCACAAGCCTATCGCCAACATCGCAGACCACCTCAACATCTTCGCTTTCTTCCTCACTCGCTTCGACGACCTCAAGCAGCCTTCTCTCATCGTCGGCCTCGACCTCATCCTCAACCAGCCTCAGCAATTCGACCAGCACCGCGCCATCAATCTGGAACCCATTCGCCGCCCCCTCTCCAACCGCCACCTCCTCTACACCCTCTTCGCTCTGGAGTCCCTCCATCATAACCCTAGTCTCCGCACCATCCACCACTCCAACCAATCTCATAACCATCCTCACCTCCACCCCCGCCGCCACCCCAACCAACGTTCTAACCATCGGGGGTGGCCCCGCCGCTACAGAAACTCTCGTCGCCCAGCTCGGAGAACCCGCATGGGCTATTGTCCCCGTCAGCCTCATCCCGGTCGGCAGCGTTGTGCCGAATGGCGAGGTCGCTGTGGGGACTTATGATTCGAGTGTTATGGTGGCGGCGAGTAGCGCGTTTCCGAAGGGGTTGGATATGAATGCGGTTACGAGTGTGCTTGGACCGCTGCCTACGGGTAGGGCTTAGGGCAGGGAGGTGCATGAGTGGGGTGAGGAGTGGGTGGAGCTGCGTGTGGGAGTTGTGGGGAGATTTTGGATGGAGTTGCTGTTGTTGGAGAGTGGAGTGTGGTAATGTGAAAGTTGATGGGGTAGAGTCTAGAGAGTGATTGCCCTATAGTTATTGGAACGTATGTTATGCAATTGTATCACAGAAGACACTGTAAGCTCCTGGATTTTGTTATATGCAAGCTACGTCTGTCGTCTGCTATTGCAAACAATGCTCCATCTCAAATGCTATCACTAACGCCAGCCAATGCTATTTCTGCCATTGATGCAATCTTCTGTCTTCATAATGAGCGTGACCACATTCTCCCTCTCACTTCATTTAACCTGTGGGACCCAGTCTGACTTAAGCCTTCACACAAACCCAGTACGCCGCCCACGCAGTCGTGGCACCTCCATTCCACTCAGAAAACTTGCTCTCATCGAATCCATTCTCCGCAGCCAGAGCGTCAACACGCTTTCCAGGCGCAACCAGCTCAAACTCCTGGCAAGATTTGATGATGTTTGGCATAACCGGCACCGGCGTCTGATCTGGAGTGTAGTGGGTTCCGAAGTCCGGCTGCACAGGTGGCGTGTACTCGTACCACGGAGTGTCGATGCAAACGGGCACATACGCCTGGAGGCCGAAACAGGTTTGACCGATGGATGGGTTCCATTTGTAGAATTGCGTGACGGTGAAATTGTTGTAAGACTTGGCGATTGAAAGGCAGGTGTCGGAGGGCTGGACGGTGTAGAAGGCGGTGCAGTCAGATGGGCGGACTGTGCAGACGCAGCCGGCGCTGTTGGAGCAGTATTGGGTGCAGTTGCTGGCCTGGCGGGTTGCGATGTTGGTGTCGAGTTCGGCCGAGAAGGCAGCGGGCATGGCTAGTGGTGTGCATGCTGCGGTGGCGGCGAGGGCACCGAGGGTGAGCAAAGATACCCAAGTGTTCAGCGCTGAGCACGTGCAGACTGGGCGCCGTGGCCACAAGCGCTACCTTGGGGACATGGACTTGAACGTCTGTGGCTGTACCGATGCTCTTGAAGGGTGCATCAGTGATATCGACCGCAAGCGACATGGCTTTGGAGTGGGCGAGTGTTCCATTATCCATAGCAGAGCAAGGTGTCACGACTCACGAGCAAATCGACGGTTGGGGCTTGGCGGGCGGTTCAATCGATCGCCTCGGTGCAGTCGGCCAACTTGATC
Above is a window of Fulvia fulva chromosome 6, complete sequence DNA encoding:
- a CDS encoding Glycogen [starch] synthase, with the translated sequence MTVTPRRDVRNHVLFEVATEVANRVGGIYSVLKSKAQVTTAEYGSMYTLLGPLNRASAAVEVEEIEPRDPALIATIKSMNERGIQTLYGRWLIDGAPRVLLFDTGTGYYKLDEWKGDLWSTAGIPSPPDDHETNEAIVFGYLIAWFLGEYAYHNKENAIIAQFHEWLAGVALPLCRKRKIDVTTIFTTHATLLGRYLCAGSVDFYNNLQYFDVDAEAGKRGIYHRYCIERGAAHSADVFTTVSHITAYESEHLLKRKPDGVLPNGLNVKKFSATHEFQNLHQVNKDRITDFCRGHFYGHNDFDPEKTLYYFTAGRYEYRNKGVDMFIESLARLNHRMKDANSDMTVVAFIIMPAQTSSLAVEALKGQAVIKSLHDTVGHIGKNIEKKLFEKSLSWHEGQEPPGEKDLLNSQDKIMLRRRLYAMKRHTLPPIVTHNLVNDTEDPILNQLRRCQLFNHPSDRVKVVFHPEFLSSGNPVLPMDYDDFVRGTNMGIFSSYYEPWGYTPAECTVMGVPSITTNLSGFGCYMEELIENAQDYGIYIVDRRMKGVDDSVNQLTEFMFQYTQKSKRQRINQRNRTERLSDLLDWKRMGMEYVKARQLSLRRAYPDSFSGDEEEPGFFDGTENIKISRPLSAPGSPRERSGMMTPGDFASLQEGREGLSTEDYIAWKLPEEEEPEDYPFPLTLKTKTKIGESGLAGSGTATPTMVNGNGTSLPLRVQPEEASS
- a CDS encoding LysM domain-containing protein; this translates as MPAAFSAELDTNIATRQASNCTQYCSNSAGCVCTVRPSDCTAFYTVQPSDTCLSIAKSYNNFTVTQFYKWNPSIGQTCFGLQAYVPVCIDTPWYEYTPPVQPDFGTHYTPDQTPVPVMPNIIKSCQEFELVAPGKRVDALAAENGFDESKFSEWNGGATTAWAAYWVCVKA